The DNA window GGCACACATAGAATGGCAGGAATCTTTTGAAACCTTTAGTGACAcagctcctccaacaaagccacacctcccaatccttcccaaacagttccgcCAACTGGGGAGCAGACATTCAAACATGAACCTATGGGAGCCATTGCCCTCTAAGACCCTTGTATTTCTGTTCTTGAGTTTCTCCTGTTGTTGCAGGCATTGCCTTCGCGGTTTTGCTTGAGAAGTATCTCTCTTGGAGCCATGGGACTAAAGTTCGCAGGCCCCTCTTTTGTGGATACAGGGGACACTTAGCTTCTGGTTCGGAGCCAGGCCTTTTGCGCAGATATGCAATCTCTGACCTGCTGTTgtctccccaccctccctccaGGTGCTTATAGTGGTGCCCTTTCGGGAAGCTGCCCTTCGGGTGGTGCAGCTCTTCATCAGCCTCCTAGAGGGGGACAGTAAGAAGAAAGTAATTGTAAGCAACAAAAAGAGGTTTCAGGGAGAGTATGGCTCCAATCCAGAGGAGAGACCACCTAACCTGAAGAGGCCCGAGGATTATGAAGCTGTGTTCGTGGGCAACATTGATGACCACTTCAGGATTGGTAATGCCCCCTGTCAAGGTGGAGGTCCCTGGGGAAGCTGGAGGGGTCCCTGACTCAGTTTTCTAGCAGAACTGGGTGTGACCTCCTGCTTGCCGGGGACAGGGTTCTTGCCTTGGGTGGTGGGTGGAGACTCCAAGACAGTATAGAAAGGCCTTGTGTGTTACTGAGGAAATAGTTTGGCTGCAGCTTGATCAAACACATCAGGCACTCAGGCTTCTCAGAGAGTGACGAGTCAGAGACACTGGGTGGGGTCACTCCGAGGAGACTGGCTCTCCATCCTGTGTATCTGTAGAGTGGACACCCACCCGGCTTTCATGTCTGTGCTTCTCTTACACAGCTGTTTGTCTTCATAAGTTTTTGGGAAAGTGTTTGTTGTTGTGACATTGGGCCTCATTTGTGAACATTTACTGAGTATCTGTGGCATGATTGACATGGTTAGGAATTAAGAAGCTGGGGAGTAGAAGTTGAGTTTTGTACTTTGAAGGAAGCTCAGCCTAGGAATCAGCACAGGATGACAAGCACTAAGGCTGGCATGGCGTTGACGGACAGTGACTTTCAGGGGTGGCAATACTTCAGAGGAGCATTCGTCTCTACGCCCCCTTTTACTCCTCCGACATCCTCATCGCCTCCCCCCTGGGCTTGAGAACCATCATTggtggagaaggagagaagaagagagatttTGACTTCCTGTCTTCTATTGAGCTTCTCATCATCGACCAGGCTGACATTTACCTGATGCAGAACTGGGAACATGTCTTGGTAATGACTGCTATGTCTCAAAGGGGCTGTAACCCCTTGATTTGGAAATAGGAAGTTACTCTACAACTTCCAGTTGTGAAACTGTTTGTTCTTCTACCAATAGGGCAGACAGTTATTAAACCATCCAAAGAGGGGAGAATTCCTGTTAGTGTTTTCAGATTTCCCCAGAAAGacttcttccctttaaaagttctcTTTCTAGTAAGGAGAGGCGATggtgaaggaagggagggagggagggagggagggagggaggaaggaaggaaggaaggaaggaaggaaggaaggaaggaaggaaggtagttAGTTCTCACCAAGAACTCATTTATCATGCAAACCCTCATAGTTCTTAGTCAAGATGGGAGAACTTGGcataaaatttctttttggaGAGGGCAGAggcttgctctgtagcccaggctgtccttaaaccctgccttcctgcctcggcatctggagtgctaggattatagacatgcattTATATCCCACTGCCTAATATttcttgttagtttgttttttgttttttttgtttttttttcccgagacaaggtttctctgtggctttgcaggctgtccaaAGTTGTAGACCAGagttgtagaccagtctggtctcaaactcacagagatccgcctgcctctgcctcccgagtgctgggactaaaggcgtgcgccaccaatgcctggcttagtttgtctttttttcttgtttgtataccatgtgtgtgtagatgccaggaaacatctgatcccctagaaatggagttacaagtggtgtgagctgcctgacatgggttctaggaatctaACATGtgtcatctggaagaacagcaagtgctcttatctgctgtgCCACCTCAGCCCTGACTAGCGTTTCTTACATGGGACCTTGTTTATGGGAAGGCTTTCTTCATGTTCTAGTGTGTTTCCTCCATACAATGGGGTGCTCTTGGCTTTAGAGTGAAAAGACTGTAGAACTATTCTTACCACAGAGCTGTGATGTTCTTAAGGCAGATGACACTGCTTCCACCTAAGGACTTATGGGAAGTTTGGGGTACATCAAGGGCAGTTAGTTGATTgttgtggaggaaaaaaaaaaaaaaaacttggagcaCTCATGACCCTTGGAGTGTGTCCTGCAGTGTGTTAACGTGCAGCTGAAATGGACAAGGAAAACCAGGTtcgtagctcacacctgtaagcctgtcactcaggaggctgaaacaggaggattacaGTAAGTTCCTGGCCAGACTGGACTACAGTATTCCAGGCCAGGTTGAGCTTACGTAGCAAAGGTCTGTTGGTGGCTGCCATACTCTTTAATTTGAGGAACAGCAAGTGCCACAGCTCCAGGCCATTAGCGTTTTGGTTCAGTTACCGTTGTTtgccatgctgggaattgaacactggGTCTTGGGCAAGGCCGTCAAGAGTCTGTCACTAAGTCTTCCCTGTCACTGACGTTCTGAGCTCCAGTCGTAGAATGACAGAGGTTCTGCTTGCATTGTGGCTTCTGTTTTTGTTGCAGTCTGCATTTCCTAagctcctttctttctgtgtgagcCTTGTTCTCTTCACATTTTCCACTTTAATTATTGATTTTCCTCTGTTAACTTTAAAGCACTGGGTTCCATGTGAccctctcatgtgtgtgtgtgttttacttttgTCATGTTCACCCCTCTGCCCTTCCACTGGTCCTTTTGTAGTTCCTTtggtctttgagacagtctcactctgtggcctaagctggtgtcaaactcactgtgtaacccgtACTGGCCTGGGATCCTCCTAACTCTTGGTACCCCACCATGCCTAGTTCTAAAAACCCCCTTTAAAGGAATACTCCAATAGCTAGCCTGCGTTCTTCCTCTGGTGTGTTCAGCTGACCTTGAGCGGGTCGCCGTCTGAGCCTTACTTTCCTGCCATCACTAGGAGATGGTAATACGTCCTCCATGGCGTTAGGGAGATGAAGAATTGGTTGCAAATGCTCATGGTTGCCCAACACATGCTCAGTCGACGCTGACGGTGGTGTTGTTTTACTCCTCAAGCATTTGGTGAACCACATGAACCTGCTGCCTTTGGAGTCCCATGGGGTGGACTTTTCTCGAGTTCGCATGTGGAGCCTCAATAACTGGTCCAGGTACTACCGCCAGACCCTGCTCTTTGGTGCCCTGCAGGATGCCCAGATCAACTCCGTGTTCAACAAGCACTGTGTCAATGCCCAAGGACAGGTGAGTCCTGTGTCCCGTTGGGTCATGAACTGGAAGAGTCGATGGCATGTGATCAGCAAAGGACACCTGCCTGAAGTTTTTGCTTCCTGGTAGGTGGCCGTGAGGAATGTCCCAATGACAGGCTCCATCAGTCATGTGTTGGTGCAGCTCCCACATGTCTTCCAGAGGATGGAAGCCCAAGATGTCACTTCAGTGATAGATGCCAGGTAACCCTACCTACACCAGTGGGGCTCAGACAGATCTGAGTTTAGTTACATGTTTAGCACTGGACTCTAGCTTTTAGGAATTACTGATTACAAAGTTGGGTCCCTCACTGAACTCAACTATGACAGAGAAGGAGTCATGCCAGGGAGAAAAGGAGGCTTGGCCTCAGTCTCAGAGCAAGAGACAGGCAGGTTGGGACTGAAGCCTGTGCTCCTGGCACCTTGATGGAGACATTGCAGAATCACACCATACTGCTGTGGCTGTGATACACTGTATGTCATCTCAGAATCATACAATACTTCTGTGGCTGTGATATACTCCCTCTCATTCCACTTAATTATAAGCCCTTCTCTGCCCCTGTTGTGCCTAGCATGCACTAGACATGGACCTGTTGAAGTTGGTATGtgccaggcagacaggcagggcTTATTTGTTGTTGAGGGAGTGAGGAGTGTGGAGTGAACTACACTAATCCTCTGGAATATGTGGCATGGATCTGCCTTTACACTTACTGTGAGCACCTCCTTTTCTATGTGCTATTAAGTTTTATCCTGACATAGTCTTTAAAAGAAGTCAGCTTTTGGCCTCGGGATCTCTCGGGTTGTGGCTTGCTGGCCCACACTGTTACTGCTTACTCTAGGTTCAGCTCTAGACTATTAACTTTGTCCTTGGCCTTTCCTAATCAGGTTTCACTTTTTCATAAACAAGATTTTGCCTCAGTATCGGGATGCCGTCATGTCCCACACGCTCATCTATGTCCCCTCCTACTTTGACTTTGTGCGTCTCCGAAATTACTTCAAGAAGGAAGAGCTGAACTTCACACACATCTGCGAGTATACACAGAAGTCTGGGGTTTCCAGGGCTCGGCACTTCTTCCTTAAAGGAGAGAAGCAGTTTCTGCTCCTCACGGAACGTTTCCATTTCTACAAAAGGTAAAACTGTACAACTCTACCTCTGAGGAGCCTGGGTAGACTCTGTGGGGCTGTGCACATATCCCTAGCCTCTGCTCCTTTGGAGCAGCCACAGGGGTTGGTGATGCTAGTCTCTGTGTTGTGGGTTGGTGGGTAGTTGGAtcgttgattggttggttggtgtgatggtgcacacctttaatcctagcactcaggaagcagaggtaggcagatttctgtgagtttagggccagcctggtctacaaagtaagtttcaggacagccagggctacacagagaaaccctgtctataaaaaacaaacaaaaaagtaatcaaGGAGATGATGAAAATGTAGCCTGTAATTGTTTTTAGCCTGTGAGGAGGAAGCACCTGAGGCATATGCCAGAGATGGAACCGGGGCCTTGCATGTGCTGGGCagacactctgccactgagctcagCCTAGTGTTAGAGCATGTGTGTTACCACAGTGGGTCAGGGTTCTGTGACTCCATGTCTAGCTTCTTTGTGTCTCAGACAGGAGAGTTGAataagagagagaagcagaagtcaTGGTGGAGAACACACTCCACAGGGTGGAACAGTAGCAAGCATGTGAACAGGGGCTCCAGCTTCTTTTCCAGGGTTTGAAGGCTGAACCCCAGGGCAAGGAAGTCTACACACATGTGAGGTCATAAATAGGGGGCTGTGTGTTTTgattggttattttttttcttcagggacTGATAAAGTACTTGTGCCCAACACCAGTCTCCGTATTGTAAGCCTTGTGTTACAGGGTTGAGGAGCTGGGCTGGCTCTGCTTGTCATGGTAGTATCCTACTGGCCGGTGACAGTGTTGAGAAGAGGAGAATGAAATCGACTTAGAGCTGGGTGGGTGTAGGGTCATGACTTCCTCCCTGGGTGGGTCATTGCATCTTTACTGCGTATTGCTGCAGTGGGGAAGAGTCTAAGCCATAGACAAGTTGGAAACTAGATATAGACTGCGTGGCATTCAGAATGGCTGCTGGGCAGGCGGCTCCTCCCTGCGGTGGTGTGAGGCCAGGTTCTAGCAGTGATGAATTTGGTGTTTGCACCACAAAGAAGCAGCTTTGGCGTGCAGCTCCGCCATAGTCTTTATCAGTTGGCAGGGAAAGCAGACACATGGATGTCCTAGGCTTTAGGTCCTGTCAGGGTTAGACTTGTTTGAAGGCTTGGTTCATTCACAATCGGGGAGGACAGCGAAGGGGGCTCAGGATATGAGAGTCATATCCCCTGCCTCTGAACAGGCTCGTCTTGATGTCTCTAGGAAGTTCCTAGTCTCTCTTACAAGCAGATTGAAACAAAGAATGTGACCATgcttctcttgctttctttggTTTTCCCATTTCTGAGGCTATTTATTCCATGTTCAGAAGGTGGAGATAGAGGTTAAAAGAAAACCATGATGAGTACAAACACTGAGATTAGCTGGCACTTTGTGATGGTTGCACTTAGGAAGTACAggtgagagagttccaggccagcctcagctacataatgagtttgaggccagcctagttccGTGAGATCCTGTGTGCTGGGGGTCAAGATTAAAGAGAATCagttgggccagtgagatggctcaggaagtaAAGGCTGCTTCACCAACTCTGATCACTTCAGTTCAATCCCCAAGGCCCACGTGGGAGAAAGAGATCAACACTCAAGTTGTTTgctgacctctacatacatgcCACAAagcacatgagagagagagaaagacaatgtAGTCTAAAAATTGTTTGTAAAAGGTCAGATATTGTGACtaacaccagcacttggaaggcaggtaCATTTCTCTAAGATGAGGCCAccctggctgggtggtggtggcacacgcctttaatcccaatacttgggaggcagaagcaggcagatctctgagtttgaggccaacctggtttacaaaggtacatagagaaaccctgtctcaaaaaacaaacaaacaaaagaaagatgaagCCACCTGGCCTACAccacaaattccaggccaaccagggttacAAAGTGATATTCTGtcccatgaaaataaataataactattaAAGGTTGGGCCAGGCATCACGTTGCAGTCTTTAGTACTGGCACAGGCAGGTGGTtctctacaagtttgaggccagcctgatctactagcgagttccaggacagccagggcagaccttgtcttgaaataataaacaaaagagctacatagtgaaaccctgtctcaatatatatatatatatatatttttttcccaaaaaatacaaatttttgttACCATTATCTTAAACTCAGCATTAGGAATTCAGTAACGTTATCACAAAAACCCTTTGGCTCTAGGGTAGCTTCCTGTGCTTGGTTTGTGCTCTTATTTTCACCCCAGGCATCTAGCCATCTCCCTTTGGAGCCATTAGCAGCACAGCTCCGCTGGCTGCTTCatgcccctccctctctcacagGTACACAATAAAAGGCATCAGGAACCTGATATTCTATGAACTGCCAACCTACCCTCACTTCTACAGCGAGGTCTGCAATATGCTGAGTGCCgcgaggagaggagaggaggccaCATGGACCTGCACTGTGCTCTATTCCAAATACGATGCCCAGAGGCTTGCCTCTGTGGTCGGTGTCGAGCGGGCAGCACAGATGCTGCAGTCTCCAAAGAACGTCCACCTTTTCATCACCGGAGAGAGATGAGAAAGTGAGGAGCAGGACAGGCGGCGTCATTGGTCAATATGGTCGATAGGCCACGCAGACCTGATTCTCATCACTTCCCTAGGAGCAAACTCTGCACAGACACAGGCAGTCCCCTGGAAAGTACATTACAACCAGTGTCAGTGACCACAGCTGCCAAAGCCTAGAGCAATCTGCACGGGCTGTCACATTCAGAAATGAAGCCTGTGCTTGTCAAACCTGTAAGCTGTAAGTTCTCCAGTTACTCTTCATAACTTTTTACACGGGGAAGATTCTCTGGCTGGCCTATCCATTTTCTTAAAGCATTGGTTGTGTTGTTTGTGAGGTTTGCCAAGATAGTTGGAGACGACTTGGCACATGTCTTGTGGAACTTTGCTTTTGCagccaaactaaaaaaaaaaaaaattataaacactCTAACCTAAAAGAGTACATTCATTCACGGATCTTTTTAAATTCCTCACAGTGTTTTAATGGCTAACACATTTACAGTCAAGTTATAAAGCAACATTTAGTTGTACAGTTGATGCTTGTTCTCGGCACCACTGTCTCTTTAGCTGGTTTTTGAGTCGTGTAGCAGatgaaagtgaaaagaaaatcatgCTTTGAAACATTAAACACCATTATTTTAGACtttgttataaaaacaaacactattgCAAACAGAACCATCAGGGACGACCATTGCTTCAGGTGACAGAGTTGTGAGACCGAGTCTGAGTTGCTGGGAAGTTGACTGCCGACCTCATGGGTGTGCTCGTGTGAGCGAGTCTTGTTCTCAGCATGGCTTCAAGTGAGCAGACTGTCTGACTCCGCTGCAGCCTTACCACTTGTCCTAGCCTTTGTTCTGGCCCCCTTCCAGATTGCTCAGGAAGACCTGACCTTGAAGTCTTAAATCTTCCTTCCTTGACCTCCCAAGTGCCACTACAAGTTTGGCTGTTTGTTGTCATCAAGAGTGTTGGTTGagagttttgtttgtcttgtggttttgattgattggttggttggttgattgatttGCAGTGCTTGGGAATCAAACAAGTCCCAGCCTTTcgatttttgagaaaggatcttgcTATGAAACTTAGGGCAGCCTTGGCTTtgacaagtagcccaggctggcctcaactcataaccctactgcctctgcctctttagtgaGGATTAACAGACCCAGCAGCTCTGCAGCTGAGTGCTGGGTTAGCTGGCTGACCCTTCCTGCCAGCCCCAGGCTCTGCCATCAGAGCTTGGGAATGTTTGCTGAATGTGGGTATGTGGGTGCATATGTGAGCACACAAACACTGAATATTACTTCTTACCCACACGTTAGAAACTGAGTTTAAATTAGTATTTCTATTTACAGTGTATGCTGCAGGGTTCTTTCTGACCCCCTTTCTCAGTGATTCCCCCTTGTTCTTGGAGACAAGCCACAATTGGTATATATTCTCTTATACTCATACATAAAGTACATTTCTTAAAGCAGTAGTGTCTTGGCAGATAAAAGCACTTGGGCTTTAAGTGCCTGAGGACCAGagagagttttttaaaaaaagatttaagtgATATAATTTGGGGCAGCTGTTATGCAAAAATAGGCATTTTGACTTCTCAGCATGGTAAGCAAAGCCAGTTATTCCAGATTGAATTCTAAATTCCAGGATATATAAATGATAGATAAAAGCCAACTAATCCCAAGCAAACACACACTTCTGGATGCACAGATCTGCCCTGTGGTTATTGGCATCTGTGTGCCACTGTTTGCCGCATTCACCATTTATTATGAGAAGGGAAATGAGTTTGTTGCTTTGTTGAAAACCATGATTCCTCAGGTCTGTTTCCACACAGTACAGTTCTTGTGAACAGCTCACAGGACGAATTGCAACTGCCTAAGAGTGCATGGCCTGCAGAGAGTTGGTGAGTTTAATGTAAGAGATGACATTACAGCAAGGGGGCGTGGCCCTCAGACAGCAGCCTCGTGATGCACACTAGAACCTACCGTGCACATCACGTGTTGTCTGCTCACTCTTGCCCATGATatcctcaaatttgtgatcctcctgcctcagcctcctggctaGAGATGTCTCCTGCTCCTAGTAGGGAGGTCTTATAGTTCTTAGGCTGGCTTCTTTGCAGCCCAGAGTCTGGAGTGATCCCAGGCCCAGGAAGGCAGGGACTTACCCAGAAAGTGAGACTTTTAGACTCCACACAGCGGTCACAGCTACTGTGGCACTTTTCTTTTTGAGGGAAAAGGCTTTGAATCGTGACCGCTGCTCACAGCTGGCTGCACTATGTGCAGCATTGGAAACAAGAACAAGCTAATCACAGAGTGCCTGCAGCAGAgaatcagccctctgccagctTCCAGAGGGCTGGTAATTGAGTGCAGATGGCCCAGGCAGGATGGGGGGTGCATGTCGCTGGTGACTCATACATACCTCAGAGGACCAAGGTGGTTCCAGAAGCTTTGATCCCTGATTGTGCCCTTGTGGAGTGAGGAGACAGGATGCTGAGAGGTGTCGCCTATGCTTGCTGACTGCCTTCTGCTGGGCCTTCCTGGGATCTGTCTTCAGACAGCCCAAGTTTAGGTTTGATGTGCCCAGGGTCTCAAGATGGCAAAAGACCTAGGGAAAGACAGCAGGACTGGGACGTTCTTTACAGCCATCCCAAGAGTCTGGATGTGTGAGCTGTAGATGAGTGTGAGGTGCTGGGCGTTTCCGGAAAGAATACTTTGGAAGCCATGCTTTTCAGGGTACATCCCCCAGGGTCCAAGGCCTCTAGCCTTCCTGCCCCGCCCCCTCCTTTGTGTTTAATGTCCCCTATGCCTCTGGCCACACTGCTGCCATTCCTATGAGACTTAGGACCATGTAAGAGAACAGAACTCAGTCTCAGAAGTGGATGGCGCCCTGTACTGTGGAGGCTCTGAATGCCACAAGCTCAACCTGGCTGTCCCCTAGCAACCTGCTAGCCTGCTCTCCCAGAGGCCCACAGTTCAGGGGTGCCCTGACAGCCTTTGCGCATTTGGCTATGACCATTCGGGCACATGGCCTCAGCCCACATGTGGCAGGAAGGCTGTCTGCTGATGTCTGACTGGGGAGCTGTTCACGAGCAGCCCATCTGCTTTCCCAGCTGAGCAAGGCCAACTAGAGCATCCAGCCATCTCCATCCTCACTGaactcttcctctccccagcggGTCATGCAGGGTGAGTTTTCCTGGCCTCACAGCTGGTCTGTCTGTCCACAGGTCAGTCTTCTTGGCCtttgttcaaggtcagcttgaagGCTGGGGATGCTCATTTGTCCGAGTCTCCTGGTATTGGGATTGGATAGCGCCTGGCACactgtgtgcaagtgtgtgtccccccccccccatttatttctgggtttttgttgggttgatttttttttttctctagtgctggtattaaaccCAAGGTCTTGCAGTACTATATAAGCTCCCTTCGCTGAGCTGAAGCCCAGCTCTGCTTGGCATCATGGAGCAGGGAATGATCTGCCCTGTCCTTAGAGAGGAACAGAGGGTGAACGAGGAAGgcgctctctctccctcatcaGAACCCATCTTGAATGGCTGACATAGTATCTGGTGGAAACCTGCATTTCCCACCACCCTTCCCCTGGTGGTTAGACGTGACCGGGGAGACACGGATTGGCCACGGGGAGAGTGCATCCCAGTGGAGGGGACACCCAACCTCTGTTCTTCGCTTGCCAGGACCAAGTAAGGCCGAACCTCTACAGGTTCAGGTGCTCTGTATAGAGCATGTGCAACGCAGTCCTGCACTTGGGATGTGAGGAcgggggggaggggtggcagaCATCATCCCATGGGAACTATAAAAGGATAGTCACTTCAGCAGTTTTCCtgtgtgtttaaaagaaaatttatcaaTGAGTTAGAATCCATAAATCGGTCAGAGCTACTACAGATATACCTGTGTGGGTTGTCACCGAGCAGTGGTTTTAAGGGCCTCAAATGCCTTCAAGATGGCATGCTCTGTCTGACTGGCTTTCCAGTGCTACTTGGAGATGCTCTGAGCCTCCCTGGTCCTTGTCCTGTTTCTGAAGCTCTCATCCCTCATCCTTCTACTAActgtctattttaaaaatagccacCCTGTGTGTGAGCCTGGTTTTCTCCAAGGCAATTATTCCAACTTCCTTCAAGACTGTTTTCTGAAAATTTGTATGTTCTTAAACTTTTAAAGAGTAATCCATccacaatacaaacaaacaaataagacaaacCAGGCACCGTGTCTGGGGCAAGAGGATCCTGATTagtcttgtctcaaacaacagaaatcaataaagcgATATGTGGTCAGcccagtctacacagtgagatcttgtctcaaaacaacaacagaaatcaataaagcaaaCCAAAATGGCATTGGgtgctgctggtgtgtgtgtgtgtgtgtgtgtgtgtgtgtgtgtgtgtgtgtgtgtgtgtgtgtgtgtgtttgagacaaggtcttatgtggcccacattggccttgaactcatgtagcAGATAACCCAGAACTCATtgttctccctcccaagtgctagggttacagctGTGTGGACCACATTTGCACTTTCTGTGTGAAAGATTTTGAGAGCATGCGTCCCTGGGTGAGGAGGCTTGGCAGTATTATGCCTTATAAACACCAGGTGGCAGTAGGACCAAGTGCTGCCCAGAGCCCCCTCTGGGTTCCTTGGCCTTGCTGCTCCCAGAGCCTTaggctttccctccctccttctcttccccttagCTCATGGCTGTTGCCTGCATCTAAGTTGTTctattaccaataaagactcgggagtcagatactggggtgaaaacctgataGATCAAAGAAGCAGAGCAGGAGTGAccagctgactttttttttttttttttttttttaaccagacaCCAAGCAAGCATCTCTCTGTCCACACATCCTGGATCAAAGAGACTGAGAAGTCCCTCCTATAAGCAGGAAGTGCTTATCTTCTCTGTCcatattcctggcttctctgtggctcACTCTGGTTGTCTAGTCACCGTCTCTGCCCCCTGATTCAAGGTTAAGTTTATTAACAGTCTGGATGTCACAGTgcaatcaaatatcctgcaacgcATGGCAGTGGGAGGAGACAGACATGTCGACATgagtgagagagggaaagaaaattgGGAGTTGAGTGAAACTacagttgggctggagagatggctcagtggttaagagcactcaccaacacccacacccacacctagTGGCGACAGCCACCTAAAACTCTAactctgggggatctgatgccctcttctggccttaggAAGCTCCTGCCTGCATGTGGcaaacattcacacaaacacaagatTTCACAATTTTGGAAAAGCTTGTCTATATAGCTAATTCTAAGCCACCCGGGGCCACATAGCAAGACGCTGTCTCAAagagcggtgtgtgtgtgtgtgtgtgtgtgtgcgcgtgcgtgcccTTGATTTCGGTGTTGGTAAATGGTGGAAGCCGTTAGATCGAAGTGAGGAGCTAGATCTGACGTAGACCCTCCGCTGAATTCTGAGCACGCCCAAGGCTGGTTTGAGAGAAAAGTCTCTGCGACCATGCTGCAGTCCCCCATCTGTACAGTTCTACTGCTCCAGACTTTCCCGATGTTCACCTCAGTTTTCTGGCAGCTGGGGACACTCGGGTCCTGCCCACCATTGTCCTCCCTTGAGCAAAACTCCCTGAACATAACCAAAGACAGCTTACATTATCACCCCAACAGCCGCTTAGTTCTAGTTAGCATGGATCTTGTGTGAACATGAAGACAGTGAGTGCATATCCTCTGAACACAGGTGCAAACTGACCCgtctcctgcctcctccaatCAGTACCAAGGAAAACTTTCCACACAGTGGGTCattcctggagagagagagacagagagagagagatgggggaaacCTGGGTTGTCTGGAGAGAGGTGTTTGGTTTTTAGACAAACCGAATCTGTGGCAGGAGACTTTCTGGCAGGCATTTTTCCCAGAAAGGCCAGCAGGGGTGTACTAAGTTGCCAGGTCTTGCTGCCTTAGCAAGCCATCAGCACCTGTACCAAGTGAATTCTGGCTTCTTAGTGAGGCTGCTCATCAATACGAACACAGGTCCCAGAATGTGGCCGTCTACACCAGGGTTTTGTTTTCATGACAACCTCCAGCCACAGCAGGTGGGGAGGTGGGTGTCACACCTGTGCATCATTCTCCCAGCTGAGAAACCCGAGGCAAAGACTAAATCTGGCTGCCTGACTTGACTCCCAGGGTAAGGAAAAGCAAGAACCCAGCAGTCTCATCTGTGCCCACAGGGTCTCAgact is part of the Cricetulus griseus strain 17A/GY chromosome 5, alternate assembly CriGri-PICRH-1.0, whole genome shotgun sequence genome and encodes:
- the Utp25 gene encoding digestive organ expansion factor homolog isoform X3, which produces MGKRRNRGRSQLLSTMTKKQKKHLRDFGEEHPFYDRVSKKEATPQICQLSESSDSSHSESDSESEQEHISGYHRLLSTLKNVSEEEDEEEEEEEDDSAVGDEEMNDEDGDEDVIVEEETVETAETQECMSLADVSKEKDGEEPADASQKSSEEFTDAKHESLFSLETNFLEEDSGGSSSSQRTSQDPFQQHVNKELKEKEVQAATSSPPTTQQLKWPVLGQLVFSSKFQKMETFKPPKDVDMKSLHLQKPLESTWKKTNSQFLSGPQQSNSPFTPLQKELFLIMNSYRDLFYPERTALKNGEEVRHVYCLHAINHVLKANAQVLANNSRRRSQKLGVGEDDDFRDQGLTRPKVLIVVPFREAALRVVQLFISLLEGDSKKKVIVSNKKRFQGEYGSNPEERPPNLKRPEDYEAVFVGNIDDHFRIGVAILQRSIRLYAPFYSSDILIASPLGLRTIIGGEGEKKRDFDFLSSIELLIIDQADIYLMQNWEHVLHLVNHMNLLPLESHGVDFSRVRMWSLNNWSRYYRQTLLFGALQDAQINSVFNKHCVNAQGQVAVRNVPMTGSISHVLVQLPHVFQRMEAQDVTSVIDARFHFFINKILPQYRDAVMSHTLIYVPSYFDFVRLRNYFKKEELNFTHICEYTQKSGVSRARHFFLKGEKQFLLLTERFHFYKRYTIKGIRNLIFYELPTYPHFYSEVCNMLSAARRGEEATWTCTVLYSKYDAQRLASVVGVERAAQMLQSPKNVHLFITGER
- the Utp25 gene encoding digestive organ expansion factor homolog isoform X1; this translates as MNDEDGDEDVIVEEETVETAETQECMSLADVSKEKDGEEPADASQKSSEEFTDAKHESLFSLETNFLEEDSGGSSSSQRTSQDPFQQHVNKELKEKEVQAATSSPPTTQQLKWPVLGQLVFSSKFQKMETFKPPKDVDMKSLHLQKPLESTWKKTNSQFLSGPQQSNSPFTPLQKELFLIMNSYRDLFYPERTALKNGEEVRHVYCLHAINHVLKANAQVLANNSRRRSQKLGVGEDDDFRDQGLTRPKVLIVVPFREAALRVVQLFISLLEGDSKKKVIVSNKKRFQGEYGSNPEERPPNLKRPEDYEAVFVGNIDDHFRIGVAILQRSIRLYAPFYSSDILIASPLGLRTIIGGEGEKKRDFDFLSSIELLIIDQADIYLMQNWEHVLHLVNHMNLLPLESHGVDFSRVRMWSLNNWSRYYRQTLLFGALQDAQINSVFNKHCVNAQGQVAVRNVPMTGSISHVLVQLPHVFQRMEAQDVTSVIDARFHFFINKILPQYRDAVMSHTLIYVPSYFDFVRLRNYFKKEELNFTHICEYTQKSGVSRARHFFLKGEKQFLLLTERFHFYKRYTIKGIRNLIFYELPTYPHFYSEVCNMLSAARRGEEATWTCTVLYSKYDAQRLASVVGVERAAQMLQSPKNVHLFITGER